The genomic DNA TCGCCCTGACGTGGCGGGCCGGGGTGACGTCGACGACGTCGTCGAGGAGGTCGACGACCGGCACCGCGCGGGCGACGCCTGGCTCGCCGGCGTAGGTGCCGGGGGCGGTGGTGAACGCGGCCCACTGGCGGAGGACCCGCTCCGACAGCGCCTCCCAGTCGACGGTGGCGGCGGAGGCCGAAGAGGTGGGGGCGGAGGCGGAGGCGGAGGCGGAAGGGCCGGGCCGGCGGGAGCGCGAGCCGGCGCGGGAGCCGGCACCCGCCGTCGCCGTACCGGTGGCGGACGGCGTGCCCGCGGCGCCGTCCCGCTGCTCGCCCTCCCCGTCGACGAACAGCACCGTCGCACGGTCCGCGCCGCCCGGTTCGGGGCGCTGGAGCACCCAGATCTGCAGGCCGACGTGGAGCGGGTACGCGGCACGCGCCGGGAGGGAGACGACGGCGCGCAGGGCCCCGCCGCGGATGAGTTCCGCGCGGACGCGGCGGCCGGAAGAGCGGAAGGCGACTCCCGGCGGCAGCAGCATGACCGCGTGGCCGCCCGGCTCCAGGTGCGCGAGGGCGTGCTGCACCCACGCCAGTTCGGATTCGAAGCGGGGCGGGACCCCGTACGCCCACCTCGGGTCGTAGGCCAGCTCGTCGTGGCCCCAGTCGCGGTCGGCGAACGGCGGGTTGCACAGGACGGCGTCCACGGTGACGTCGGGGAAGGCGTCGGCGCGCAGGCTGTCGCCGACGCGGATCGCCGTCTCGGCGTCGGGTGCGGCGATCAGCAGCCGGACCGCGGTGCGCCGGCCCTGGACGGGGAGCGAGTCCTGCCCGAACAGCTCCCGCGCGCCCTGCCGGGCGGCGGCGGCGAGGAGCGTTCCGCTGCCGCAGGCGGGGTCGAGGACGCGGGAGGCGCCGGCGGGCAGGAGCCGCGCCATGAGCAGGGCCAGGCCCTCCGGGGTCCGGTAGACGCCGCCGGCGGCGCCCTCGTCCAGTTCGCGTTCGGCCAAGACGTCGAGGGCGGCCTGGGCCCCCGCCTCACGGACGCAGCCCAGCAGCGCGCGGACCGCGCCCGCGTCGTCCGGGCCGTAGTGGACCGGTTCGGCCTCGGGCACGGTGGCCGGGAGCTCGCCCGCGGCCTTCTCCGCCCGGGCGAGCAGCCGGTCGTCGGGCAGGGCGGCGAGCTCGGCCAGCTCCTCCGGTGTGCGGCGGGAAGCGGCGGCCACCAGGGGGAACAGTCGCGCGGCCACTCCCGAGCCGGGCCCCAGCAGCCGTAGTGCCGTCCGCAGCTCCTCGGCCGGCGAGGCGGCGGAGGTGTGCCCGCGTCCCCGCAGCCATGCCTGGACGGCCGGCAGGTCGTAGAGCGGGCTGGATTCCGTGCCCGCGCTGGGAGCCGGGAAGTCGTCGTGGCGGCGGCGCCAGTTGCTGACGGTGGCGCGCGTGACCCCTGCGATGCGGGAGATCTCGGCGGCCGTCACGTGTGCGGCAGGCGCCGGTCGGGGGGTGGCTGCTGGGGCATGGCGTGGGGTTCCGCACCTCTCGGGCCAGTCGAACAGGGACGTTAACACGCTACAACATTCGCCAAGTGCGTCAATCTGTTTGACGTAGCTTTCAAGGCTGCTCTTATCTGGTTGAGCTTCCGAATGGAAGCGTGCAGCGCAACTCCGGGACCGCACCGCCAAGCGTCCTGGCGCCGTACCGCGCCACGCATCCGATCGACTCCCCGGTCGTCGGTGTCAGCCGGATCGCGGACGACGGTCACTTCCTCCACGAGGTTCTCGGTGCCGGCCGCTCCACCTACGCCGACCTCCGCGCGGGAGCCACCCGCCTCCTGGAGATCGGCCACACCCTGCCCGCTCCCGCCGACCGCCTCTACCCGGTGCTCTCCGAACCGCTCGCCGAGGCCTGGTCGGCCGACACCGTGTCAGGTGTCTTCGGGGTGCAGGTCCCGTGGCGCACCTCCGACAGCGGGGGCGGCCACGGCGCGGAAACCGCCCCGGGGGAGAAACCCCGGCTCAGAGCGGTAACGCGTGGTGTCCCGGCATGAGGATGCGAAGCTGCGACACCCGCTTGAGGGGAACGGATGCCCCGACCGCCGCCCGAGGGGCCCCGCGCCCCCTGCCGCCGCCCGTGCGCCCCGGACGCCGAAGGGCCGTGCCCCTCCCCCGCACGGGGAGGGGCACGGCCCTTCGGGCTCCTGTCGGCGCGGACGTCGAGCCCACGGGCGCCCGGCTCGCGCGTCAGCGGCGGGCGACGCCCTCCGCGCGGGCGGCCGCCGCGACGGCCGCGGTGACCGCCGGGGCGACGCGCTCGTCGAAGGGCGACGGGATCACGTAGTCGGCGGCGAGCTCGTCGCCGACCACGTCCGCCAGCGCGTCGGCCGCCGCGATCTTCATGCCCTCGGTGATGCGGGAGGCCCGCACCTGGAGGGCGCCCGCGAAGATCCCGGGGAAGGCCAGCACGTTGTTGATCTGGTTCGGGAAGTCCGACCGGCCGGTGGCCACGACCGCCGCGTACCTGTGCGCGACGTCGGGGTGGACCTCCGGGTTCGGGTTGGCCATGGCGAACACGAACGAGTCCGGCGCCATCGACGCCACCGCCGCCTCGGGGACCGTACCGCCGGAGACGCCGATGAAGACGTCCGCGCCGGCGAGGGCCGACTCCAGCGAGCCGGACAGCCCGGCCTTGTTGGTGAGCTCGGCGAGCTCCCGCTTGACCGGGTTCAGGTCGTCCCGGTCGCGGCTGACGACGCCCTTGCGGTCGGCGACCGCGACGTCTCCCAGACCGGCCCCCAGCAGGAACTTCGCGATCGCCACACCGGCCGCGCCCGCGCCGGAGATCACGGCCCGCAGGTCGCCGAGACCGCGCCCGGTGAGCCTGGCCGCGTTGCGCAGGGCCGCGAGGGTGACGACGGCGGTGCCGTGCTGGTCGTCGTGGAAGACCGGGATGTCGAGGCGCTCCTGGAGCTTCCGCTCGATCTCGAAGCACCGGGGCGCCGAGATGTCCTCCAGGTTCACCCCGCCGAAGGAGGGGGCGAGCCGGACGACGGTCTCGACGATCTCGTCGGCGTCGGTCGTGGCGAGCGCGACGGGCACCGCGTCCACGCCGCCGAACTGCTTGAACAGGATGGCCTTGCCCTCCATCACGGGGAGGGAGGCCTCGGGCCCGATGTCGCCGAGGCCCAGGACGGCCGTGCCGTCGGTGACGACGGCGACGACCTGGGACTTCCAGGTGTAGTCGTGGACGAGTTCGGGACGCTCGGCGATGGCGCTGCACACCTTCGCCACGCCGGGCGTGTACGCGAGGGACAGGTCGTCCTTGTCGCGGACCGGGACGGTGGCCCGCACGGCCATCTTCCCGCCCCGGTGGAGGGCGAATGCCGGATCGAAGGGCTCGTCCGAGACGCCTTGCGCACCGTCGTCGGTATCGCTGGCGCCACGAGGGTTGACGATCTCCGCTGCCATTGGGTTGACCCCTTAATTCTTCATGGTTCGAGGGTGGCCACTCCTGGTTGAGGAGGGGTGGGCGGGCACCGCGTCCGCGCCTCGCGGAAGGCGGTTGGCCCACCCCCGCGGGGACTGGTACGAACGCGCGGGCGCGCCGCACAACGCGCCCTGAGCCCCGGGTGAGGGGTGTAAGGATCCTTCTTACCCGACGGACGCCCCGGGGGACGAGTCAGGCCCCCGTGGGGCCGGTCACCCCCGGGCCCGCGGCGCCGGGCCGGGCCGCCCCGGCGCGGCGGCCCCGGGGGGCGGGGGGCCCGGGCGTCCGGCCCGGAGCGCTCCGCGCCCGGTGACATGACTCATAGGCGAATGTCTGGACAAGTCGTCCCCGGGTCCGGATTGCCGCTGTCATCGCGTCCATATCGCGAGATCGGCAGGAGATTTTCCGGTGCGGTGACGCGCGGTCCGCAGAAGGTCCGGCCTTGATGGACCGGGGCGTTGAGGTTCGGAGGTCGCCCGTTATCCGATTTTGACATGCGGAGCCCCTTGTGAGGGCCGACCCGAATGGCAAGATGCCGTAACCACACGGGGTCACGACGTTCGAAAACGCGTACCGACCCATTGGCATTCCTTTCACCCGCCGGAGGAACCCGACCATGACCGCAAGCACCACCCGCCGCCCGGCCTCCGCGAATCCCCGGACGCCGCGGTCGTCCCGGACCGTCGTGGTCGCCGCGACGGCGGTCGCCGGCGCCCTGCTGCTCACCGCGTGCGGCGACCAGACGCAGAGCGGGGCCTCCGGTGGGGGGACGAAGGCGGCCGCCCCCTCCGCCCCGCTCGCCGACAGGCTGCCGCAGGACATCCGCGACAAGGGCGTCATCAAGGTCGGCTCGGACATCGCGTACGCGCCGGTCGAGTTCAAGGACGAGAACGGCAGGGTCGTCGGCATCGACCCCGACCTCGCCGAGGCCATGGGCAGACAGCTCGGCGTGACGTTCCAGTTCGAGAACGGCACCTTCGACACGCTGATCACCGGTCTGCGCGCCGACCGGTACGACATCGCGATGTCCGCCATGACGGACACGAAGGACCGCCAGCAGGGCATCGACTCGGAGACGAAGAAGAAGGTGGGCGAGGGCGTCGACTTCGTCGACTACTTCAGCGCCGGCGTCTCCCTCTACACGAAGAAGGGCGACGACAAGGGCATCACGTCCTGGTCGGACCTCTGCGGCAGGAAGCTGGTCGTGCAGCGCGGCACGGTCTCCGAGGACCAGGTCAAGTCCGAGTCGAAGAAGTGCACGGACGCCAAGAGGCCCGCGATCGCGATCGAGTCCTTCGACAACGACCAGCTGGCCCAGACCCGTCTGCGCGCGGGCGGCGCCGACGCCGGCTCCTCCGACTTCCCGGTCGCCGCGTACACGGTGAAGACCTCCGGCGGCGGCAACGACTTCCAGATCGTCGGCGAGCAGGTCCAGGCGGCCCCGTACGGCATCGCCGTCGCCAAGAAGGACAGCCGGCTGCGCGACGCGATCAAGGCCGCCATGGACGCGATCATCGCCAACGGCGAGTACAAGAAGATCCTCGACAAGTGGGGCGTCGCCCAGGGCGCCGTGACCGAGGCCAAGATCAACGGCGGTTCCTGATTACCGGTCGGCACCGACAGGCCACTGAGAGGCA from Streptomyces sp. MRC013 includes the following:
- a CDS encoding N-6 DNA methylase translates to MTAAEISRIAGVTRATVSNWRRRHDDFPAPSAGTESSPLYDLPAVQAWLRGRGHTSAASPAEELRTALRLLGPGSGVAARLFPLVAAASRRTPEELAELAALPDDRLLARAEKAAGELPATVPEAEPVHYGPDDAGAVRALLGCVREAGAQAALDVLAERELDEGAAGGVYRTPEGLALLMARLLPAGASRVLDPACGSGTLLAAAARQGARELFGQDSLPVQGRRTAVRLLIAAPDAETAIRVGDSLRADAFPDVTVDAVLCNPPFADRDWGHDELAYDPRWAYGVPPRFESELAWVQHALAHLEPGGHAVMLLPPGVAFRSSGRRVRAELIRGGALRAVVSLPARAAYPLHVGLQIWVLQRPEPGGADRATVLFVDGEGEQRDGAAGTPSATGTATAGAGSRAGSRSRRPGPSASASASAPTSSASAATVDWEALSERVLRQWAAFTTAPGTYAGEPGVARAVPVVDLLDDVVDVTPARHVRATAADIDPAALARRVHDLHERLAEQVAALTSASAPGGWQPSGDSPREWRTATVSDLARGGALTVLRAAPPGTRGSKDSAAPAVDRPVLTAEDVSTGNPPSGGAVDLHADAAQPVAAGDVLVRAVASSGSQAAMTRVADDRDAGALLGQHVHLLRPDPARLDPWFLAGFLGADDNIASASTGSTLVHVAPGRLRVPLLPLEEQRRYGAAFRRVYELRAAVRRTADLAADTAATLTTGLTAGALLPPDTPGSPDTPGTPDSRSA
- a CDS encoding ABC transporter substrate-binding protein, with the translated sequence MTASTTRRPASANPRTPRSSRTVVVAATAVAGALLLTACGDQTQSGASGGGTKAAAPSAPLADRLPQDIRDKGVIKVGSDIAYAPVEFKDENGRVVGIDPDLAEAMGRQLGVTFQFENGTFDTLITGLRADRYDIAMSAMTDTKDRQQGIDSETKKKVGEGVDFVDYFSAGVSLYTKKGDDKGITSWSDLCGRKLVVQRGTVSEDQVKSESKKCTDAKRPAIAIESFDNDQLAQTRLRAGGADAGSSDFPVAAYTVKTSGGGNDFQIVGEQVQAAPYGIAVAKKDSRLRDAIKAAMDAIIANGEYKKILDKWGVAQGAVTEAKINGGS
- a CDS encoding NADP-dependent malic enzyme codes for the protein MAAEIVNPRGASDTDDGAQGVSDEPFDPAFALHRGGKMAVRATVPVRDKDDLSLAYTPGVAKVCSAIAERPELVHDYTWKSQVVAVVTDGTAVLGLGDIGPEASLPVMEGKAILFKQFGGVDAVPVALATTDADEIVETVVRLAPSFGGVNLEDISAPRCFEIERKLQERLDIPVFHDDQHGTAVVTLAALRNAARLTGRGLGDLRAVISGAGAAGVAIAKFLLGAGLGDVAVADRKGVVSRDRDDLNPVKRELAELTNKAGLSGSLESALAGADVFIGVSGGTVPEAAVASMAPDSFVFAMANPNPEVHPDVAHRYAAVVATGRSDFPNQINNVLAFPGIFAGALQVRASRITEGMKIAAADALADVVGDELAADYVIPSPFDERVAPAVTAAVAAAARAEGVARR